One Haladaptatus sp. R4 DNA window includes the following coding sequences:
- a CDS encoding deoxyribodipyrimidine photo-lyase: MHLHWHRRDLRVEDNRALSMGDTVLPVFVFDDEVLSHAAPPRVSFMCSALESLRESYRERGGDLLIVRGDPREELPRIAEACDADAVVWNRDYSGLAKARDADVRDALDDAEIEHRAFHDALLHTPGSITTNKGEYYSVYTYFWKKWRDRDKDAPFDAPDEIVSPEEAVGEADGAIPSLADLGFEEPEGNIPPAGTEAARDLAAEFCDRDVYRYDDARDYPARESTSRLSPHLKFGTIGVRELWETTEEAKNDAESANDADSVEEFQGQLAWREFYMHVLDDNPDVVVENFKDYQYDIAWRDDPDGVRAWKNGETGYPIVDAGMRQLREEAWVHNRVRMIVASFLTKDLLVDWREGYDWYRQKLVDHDTANDNGGWQWAASTGTDAQPYFRIFNPMTQGERFDSDATYIKRFVPELEDVPPDKIHDWNELDPDEREKLAPEYPGPIVDHSERREMAITMFENARG; the protein is encoded by the coding sequence ATGCACCTTCACTGGCATCGGCGCGACCTCCGGGTCGAGGATAACCGGGCGCTCTCGATGGGTGACACCGTCCTCCCGGTGTTCGTCTTCGACGACGAGGTTCTCTCCCACGCGGCCCCACCTCGGGTGTCGTTCATGTGCTCGGCGCTCGAATCGTTGCGTGAGTCCTACCGTGAACGCGGCGGCGACCTGCTGATCGTCCGCGGCGACCCCCGCGAGGAATTGCCGCGAATCGCCGAAGCGTGTGACGCCGACGCCGTCGTCTGGAACCGGGATTACTCCGGGTTGGCGAAGGCACGCGACGCGGACGTTCGGGACGCGCTGGATGACGCGGAAATCGAGCATCGAGCGTTTCACGACGCGCTCCTTCACACGCCGGGTTCCATTACGACGAACAAAGGGGAGTACTACTCCGTCTACACCTACTTCTGGAAGAAGTGGCGCGACCGGGACAAGGACGCGCCGTTCGACGCGCCCGACGAAATCGTCTCGCCGGAGGAAGCGGTTGGCGAGGCCGACGGCGCGATTCCGTCCCTCGCCGACCTCGGATTCGAGGAACCCGAGGGGAACATCCCTCCCGCCGGAACAGAGGCGGCCCGCGACCTCGCGGCCGAATTCTGCGACCGGGACGTGTATCGGTACGACGACGCCCGCGACTATCCCGCCCGCGAATCGACTTCGCGTCTCTCGCCGCATCTCAAGTTCGGGACCATCGGAGTTCGGGAACTGTGGGAGACGACGGAGGAGGCGAAAAACGACGCCGAAAGCGCGAACGATGCCGACTCCGTCGAGGAGTTTCAGGGCCAACTCGCGTGGCGCGAGTTCTACATGCACGTGTTGGACGACAACCCGGACGTGGTCGTGGAGAACTTCAAGGACTACCAGTACGACATCGCGTGGCGCGACGACCCCGACGGCGTGCGGGCGTGGAAGAACGGGGAGACGGGCTATCCCATCGTGGACGCCGGAATGCGCCAACTGCGCGAGGAGGCATGGGTGCACAACCGCGTTCGCATGATCGTCGCCTCGTTTCTGACGAAGGACCTGCTGGTGGATTGGCGCGAGGGCTACGACTGGTATCGGCAGAAGCTCGTGGATCACGACACCGCGAACGACAACGGCGGGTGGCAGTGGGCCGCTTCGACCGGCACCGACGCACAGCCTTACTTCCGCATCTTCAACCCGATGACGCAGGGCGAGCGCTTCGATTCCGACGCGACGTACATCAAGCGGTTCGTCCCCGAATTGGAGGACGTCCCCCCGGACAAGATTCACGATTGGAACG
- a CDS encoding PrsW family intramembrane metalloprotease, which yields MRGEDSYDIESWEPRTLMDRFSLRLYGFLAEAVRGATLVLALTFVFVELGLVATTLEKRPILGLLSFVSIVPALLLALYIWRVDPTEREPIPTLVATFLLGVVFAAFAAIINTFGMGVLDDVGIETLAIVPFFFLVVGPVEETVKWLAVRFHAYRTPHFQTAVDGAVYGAMAGLGFATIENLTYVVGSVGTNGGTAVTVSGVAVTRAIVGPNHVLWAAISGYYLGLAKIVSSNRGPIIVKGIAIPAFLHGFYNSTAGVVTNLLSSIFGGDALAWLLVYVLVFSGLVASYLFRKIRRAREYYEDQMRLGWQ from the coding sequence ATGCGGGGAGAGGACTCGTACGACATCGAATCGTGGGAGCCACGGACCCTGATGGATCGGTTCTCGTTGCGGTTGTACGGCTTCCTCGCCGAGGCGGTCCGCGGCGCCACGCTCGTGCTCGCGCTGACGTTCGTGTTCGTCGAACTCGGGTTGGTAGCGACGACGCTCGAAAAACGTCCGATCCTCGGCTTGCTTTCGTTCGTCTCCATCGTCCCGGCGCTCCTCCTCGCACTCTACATCTGGCGCGTCGATCCGACGGAACGGGAACCGATTCCCACGCTCGTCGCCACCTTCCTCCTCGGCGTGGTGTTCGCCGCCTTCGCCGCGATCATCAACACCTTCGGGATGGGCGTCCTCGACGACGTGGGTATCGAGACGCTCGCCATCGTCCCCTTTTTCTTCCTCGTCGTCGGGCCGGTCGAGGAGACGGTGAAATGGCTCGCCGTTCGGTTCCACGCCTACCGCACGCCGCACTTTCAGACCGCCGTCGACGGTGCCGTCTACGGCGCGATGGCCGGATTGGGCTTTGCGACCATCGAAAACCTGACCTACGTCGTCGGATCGGTCGGAACCAACGGCGGTACCGCCGTCACCGTCTCGGGTGTCGCAGTGACGCGCGCCATCGTCGGCCCGAACCACGTGCTCTGGGCGGCCATCTCGGGGTACTACCTCGGACTTGCGAAGATAGTCTCCTCGAACCGCGGGCCGATAATCGTCAAAGGAATCGCCATTCCCGCGTTCCTCCACGGGTTTTACAACTCGACCGCCGGGGTCGTGACGAACCTGCTGTCGTCGATATTCGGCGGTGACGCGTTGGCCTGGTTGCTCGTCTACGTGCTCGTCTTCTCGGGACTCGTCGCGTCATACCTGTTCCGGAAGATTCGGCGGGCGCGCGAGTATTACGAGGATCAAATGCGATTGGGGTGGCAGTGA
- a CDS encoding DMT family transporter, whose product MIPSRYRNSVLFALLAVIWGSSFVAIKSGLHAFPPVLFAAFRYDVAGAALLTVVVGLGLRNDDFQWRPTTRTDWTLVGIGGTFMFGAYLALLFTGQQYVTSGVGAVILSLKPVVTPLFALALLPNERFNALEVVGVLLALVGVVVVADPTSIGGSTVGIALLLVAALVFAFASVVTQRLRTTLPALTQQAWMMVVGALVLHATSAAIRGVPSVTFTRPALVSLAYLAFVASIGGYVIYFDLLERIGANEVNLVNYVVPVAATLFGWALLGEPITESTVSGFLVIVAGFVLLKWATLKRGVVAVQRPSRRIPQGGSETVVVSGNAYYRG is encoded by the coding sequence ATGATTCCGTCACGATATCGAAATTCGGTACTGTTCGCTCTGCTCGCGGTGATCTGGGGGTCGTCGTTCGTCGCCATCAAGTCTGGCTTGCACGCGTTCCCACCCGTCCTCTTCGCGGCGTTCCGGTACGACGTCGCCGGTGCGGCCCTGCTGACCGTCGTCGTCGGCCTCGGCCTGCGAAACGACGACTTCCAGTGGCGACCGACGACACGAACCGACTGGACGCTCGTCGGCATCGGCGGGACGTTCATGTTCGGTGCCTACCTCGCGCTCCTCTTCACCGGCCAGCAGTACGTCACGAGCGGCGTGGGTGCGGTCATCCTGAGCCTGAAACCCGTCGTCACGCCGCTGTTCGCATTGGCGCTCCTGCCGAACGAACGGTTCAACGCACTCGAAGTCGTCGGCGTCCTGCTCGCGCTGGTCGGCGTGGTCGTCGTCGCCGACCCCACCTCGATCGGCGGTTCGACGGTCGGCATCGCCCTGCTGCTCGTCGCGGCGCTCGTCTTCGCGTTCGCGTCGGTGGTAACCCAACGGCTCCGGACGACGCTCCCGGCGTTGACCCAGCAGGCGTGGATGATGGTTGTCGGCGCGCTCGTCCTCCACGCGACGAGCGCCGCCATCCGCGGCGTACCGTCCGTCACGTTCACCCGCCCGGCGCTCGTTTCGCTCGCGTACCTCGCCTTCGTCGCCAGCATCGGCGGGTACGTCATCTACTTCGACCTGCTGGAACGAATCGGCGCGAACGAGGTCAACCTCGTGAACTACGTCGTTCCGGTGGCCGCCACCCTGTTCGGGTGGGCCCTCCTCGGCGAACCCATCACCGAATCGACTGTTTCGGGCTTCCTCGTCATCGTCGCCGGGTTCGTCCTGCTGAAGTGGGCGACGCTCAAACGCGGCGTCGTCGCCGTCCAGCGGCCGTCCCGACGCATTCCCCAGGGAGGCTCGGAAACCGTCGTCGTCTCCGGGAACGCCTACTATCGCGGGTAG
- a CDS encoding helix-turn-helix domain-containing protein, whose product MTYGTEPSMDALTVLGNEIRMSILRELADAEESLSFTELRERVGIRDTGKFNYHLTKLCEYFVRQTESGYELGHAGTRVITAANPTASSEDGAGNDDSACPVCGERDCEKLFHVHLTPGSF is encoded by the coding sequence ATGACGTATGGGACGGAACCCTCGATGGACGCGCTCACCGTGCTGGGCAACGAGATTCGCATGTCCATCCTCCGGGAACTCGCCGACGCCGAGGAGTCGCTTTCCTTTACCGAACTCCGCGAGCGCGTCGGCATACGTGACACCGGGAAGTTCAACTACCATCTGACGAAGCTCTGTGAGTACTTCGTCCGGCAGACGGAGTCCGGGTACGAGTTGGGGCACGCCGGAACGCGGGTCATCACGGCCGCGAATCCGACGGCATCGAGCGAGGACGGCGCAGGCAACGACGACAGTGCGTGCCCCGTCTGCGGCGAGCGGGACTGCGAGAAGTTGTTTCACGTCCATCTGACGCCCGGTTCGTTCTGA
- a CDS encoding TIGR04024 family LLM class F420-dependent oxidoreductase: MAAKRTVHLPVAAQPSVETLVELTQQAEELGYEHAWLPETWGRDAVTSLTAMALGTEKIGLGPSIVNVYSRSPALIGQTAATLQEVSDGRFRLGIGPSGPAVIQGWHGEAFDRPLRRTRETIDIVRKVLSGETVNYDGDCFTLGGFRLRCEPPETPPPIDAAGMGPKSVELAGRFADGWHATLFTPDGMADRLDDLRRGVDLGNRDADDVEVTLSLTCCALSDGERARNLARQHAAFYIGGMGTYYRDSLARQGYEDVAYDISEAWANGDKERATELVTDDLLDDLAAAGTAERAREAFEKFAEIDGVDSVAVGFPRGATVEDARETMAALAP, translated from the coding sequence ATGGCTGCAAAGAGAACCGTTCATCTCCCGGTCGCGGCGCAACCGAGCGTCGAGACGCTCGTCGAACTGACACAGCAGGCCGAGGAACTGGGCTACGAACACGCGTGGCTTCCGGAGACGTGGGGGCGCGATGCGGTGACGAGCCTGACCGCGATGGCGCTCGGTACGGAAAAAATCGGTCTCGGGCCGTCCATCGTCAACGTCTACTCGCGGTCGCCCGCGCTCATCGGGCAGACCGCCGCGACGCTACAGGAAGTGTCGGACGGGCGATTTCGGCTCGGCATCGGTCCGAGCGGACCGGCCGTCATTCAGGGGTGGCACGGCGAGGCGTTCGACCGCCCGCTACGGCGCACCCGCGAAACCATCGACATCGTTCGGAAGGTGCTGTCGGGCGAGACGGTGAACTACGACGGTGACTGCTTCACGCTGGGTGGCTTCCGACTGCGGTGTGAGCCACCGGAAACGCCGCCGCCGATAGACGCCGCCGGGATGGGACCGAAGTCGGTGGAATTGGCGGGACGGTTCGCCGACGGGTGGCACGCGACCCTCTTCACGCCCGACGGGATGGCCGACCGACTCGACGACCTGCGGCGCGGTGTGGACCTCGGGAACCGCGACGCGGACGACGTGGAAGTGACGCTCTCGCTGACCTGTTGTGCGCTTTCGGACGGCGAGCGCGCCCGAAACCTCGCACGGCAACACGCCGCATTCTACATCGGCGGGATGGGAACCTACTACCGCGATTCGTTGGCCCGACAGGGGTACGAGGACGTCGCCTACGACATCTCGGAAGCGTGGGCGAACGGCGACAAGGAGCGGGCGACCGAACTGGTGACCGACGACCTGCTGGACGACCTCGCCGCCGCAGGCACGGCCGAACGCGCCCGCGAGGCGTTCGAGAAGTTCGCCGAAATCGACGGCGTCGATTCGGTCGCCGTCGGGTTCCCCCGCGGCGCGACGGTCGAGGACGCACGCGAGACGATGGCCGCGCTGGCCCCGTAA
- a CDS encoding MFS transporter codes for MADIDSSAKSTGWRGRFRASKTGTLLANTGFRRLYLARIVNRVGDKLYSIASMWLVYQLTGSTFYTGLAGFLSRLPIVFGFLFGPIVDRSRLSRLLVLVGAAQAIVVVSVPVVARVHTVSVSLVLAVVGLLALLGRLNAPAEKAALPRLVDDELLPRANSLESATHQTIGAVAEALSGALIAVFSAVALFAFDAATFVVSAVFFALLSVPTTEKTGTSPSVTEYLADMREGFELIRNSVVGHMVVAASFVSAFTAGSTAVLPAFADSLGGAETYGLFIAAMTVGLLVGSLVASRFETIRFGRFVIVGFLITAVGQLGIVTVGWLPAVLLCYGIATIPIGIYNVLVSATIQTGVPNDLLARVSSTTGSLVAAVGPLGYLIGGAFGDRYGSATVIGFSAIGYCLLVGYWLVVPALREFPPVTSVEPNSFGT; via the coding sequence ATGGCTGACATCGACTCGTCGGCGAAATCGACGGGATGGCGCGGACGGTTCAGGGCATCCAAGACGGGGACGCTCCTCGCCAATACCGGATTTCGTCGGCTGTATCTCGCTCGCATCGTCAACCGCGTCGGCGACAAACTGTACTCCATCGCGTCGATGTGGTTGGTGTATCAGCTGACCGGTTCGACGTTCTATACCGGACTCGCCGGATTTCTGTCCCGGCTTCCGATAGTATTCGGGTTTCTGTTCGGTCCCATCGTCGACCGCTCACGCCTCTCCCGACTCCTCGTTCTGGTCGGGGCGGCACAGGCCATCGTCGTCGTTTCGGTTCCCGTGGTCGCACGCGTTCACACGGTGAGCGTCTCCCTCGTCCTCGCAGTCGTCGGACTGCTCGCCCTTCTCGGACGACTCAACGCTCCGGCCGAGAAAGCCGCCCTTCCTCGACTCGTGGACGACGAACTCCTGCCGCGTGCGAACTCGCTCGAATCGGCGACGCATCAGACCATCGGTGCGGTGGCAGAAGCCCTATCGGGGGCGCTCATCGCCGTGTTCAGTGCCGTCGCGCTGTTCGCCTTCGACGCGGCGACGTTCGTCGTGAGTGCCGTCTTTTTCGCCCTACTGAGCGTTCCCACGACCGAGAAGACCGGAACGTCACCGAGCGTTACGGAGTACCTCGCCGACATGCGCGAGGGGTTCGAGTTGATTCGGAACTCGGTCGTCGGGCACATGGTCGTCGCGGCGAGCTTCGTGAGCGCGTTCACTGCCGGTTCGACGGCAGTGCTCCCGGCGTTCGCCGATTCGCTCGGCGGCGCGGAGACGTACGGACTGTTCATCGCGGCCATGACCGTCGGTCTCCTCGTGGGTTCGCTCGTCGCATCTCGATTCGAGACGATTCGGTTCGGCCGCTTCGTAATCGTCGGCTTTCTGATCACCGCGGTCGGCCAACTCGGCATCGTCACGGTCGGTTGGCTCCCGGCGGTGCTCCTCTGTTACGGAATCGCCACCATCCCAATCGGGATTTACAACGTCCTCGTCAGCGCGACGATTCAGACCGGCGTTCCGAACGACTTGCTCGCGCGGGTGAGTTCCACGACCGGAAGTCTCGTCGCGGCCGTCGGTCCGCTCGGGTATCTCATCGGTGGGGCGTTCGGAGACAGATACGGAAGTGCGACGGTCATCGGGTTCTCCGCGATAGGGTACTGTTTGCTCGTCGGCTATTGGCTGGTCGTGCCCGCACTCCGCGAGTTCCCGCCGGTCACGAGCGTCGAACCCAACTCCTTCGGGACGTGA
- a CDS encoding luciferase family protein, translated as MTQAIETVVTEVSEWDGVEVGEHRFGGTEFTLGEREIGHVHQWGILDIAFPRRVRDELVAEGQTEPHHIYPKSGWTTFHVEGPDDVERALWLLRLSYLFHASAMANTADRADGDDTLSTLDVDSELSTLGPSDELRALL; from the coding sequence ATGACGCAAGCAATCGAGACGGTCGTCACGGAGGTATCGGAATGGGACGGCGTGGAGGTCGGTGAACACCGATTCGGGGGCACGGAGTTCACCCTCGGGGAACGGGAAATCGGCCACGTCCACCAGTGGGGTATCCTCGACATCGCGTTTCCGCGTCGGGTCCGCGACGAACTCGTCGCGGAAGGGCAAACGGAGCCGCATCACATCTACCCGAAATCCGGGTGGACCACGTTCCACGTCGAGGGTCCGGACGACGTGGAGCGTGCGCTCTGGCTGTTGCGGCTCTCGTACCTCTTTCACGCCAGCGCGATGGCGAACACGGCGGACAGGGCGGACGGGGACGACACGCTTTCGACCCTCGACGTGGACTCGGAGCTTTCCACCCTCGGACCGAGCGACGAACTGCGGGCGCTCCTCTGA
- a CDS encoding long-chain fatty acid--CoA ligase — protein MVNLTTSVRDTVSEQPNDLAIVTDDRELTYEDLWAQISGFAAGLAERDVGVDDRVAVYLPNTPEFVVTFHGTLAAGGVVVPMNPQYRTREISHLLADSGAKVVVTLPDLVPFVEEVRDETDVEHIVSLGPGDATFFGDFLAEGEGDVESREDDDLAVQPYTSGTTGTPKGVELTHRNLTSNAHGAAALAPGGVGPDDSLLGVLPLFHIYGMTVCMNATLFSGGTFYPLPTWDAQQALSLIQDAELTMMHGVPAMYNDIINQPNAAEFDLSSIRMAGVGGGGIPIEVLRRFEELYDAKIYEGYGLTETSPVTHFNTPDKGRRVGSIGRTIDDVSARIVTDDFEELPPVEKGPLAEDDAELDDVTGEIVIAGPNVMRGYASLPDATTDAFTEADGKRWFHTGDIGYWDEDGFFYVVDRKKHMINTAGYNVYPREVEELLFEHPAVADVAVVGIPDERRNETVKAFVVLTPDADVTEDEIQQFCLDNLAAYKHPREVVFVDELPRTTTGKVQKFELQQQ, from the coding sequence ATGGTGAATCTTACCACGTCGGTGAGGGACACGGTTTCCGAACAGCCGAACGATTTGGCCATCGTCACCGACGATAGGGAGTTGACGTACGAAGATCTCTGGGCGCAGATCAGCGGGTTCGCCGCGGGACTGGCGGAACGGGACGTCGGGGTGGACGACCGGGTCGCCGTCTACCTTCCGAACACGCCCGAATTCGTGGTCACGTTCCACGGGACGCTCGCGGCGGGCGGCGTCGTGGTGCCGATGAACCCGCAGTATCGAACGCGGGAGATCAGCCACCTGCTCGCCGACAGCGGCGCGAAAGTCGTCGTGACGCTTCCAGACCTCGTCCCGTTCGTGGAGGAGGTCCGGGACGAAACCGATGTGGAACACATCGTTTCGCTCGGTCCGGGGGACGCGACCTTCTTCGGTGACTTCCTCGCCGAGGGGGAGGGCGACGTCGAATCGCGCGAAGACGACGACCTCGCCGTTCAACCCTACACCAGCGGAACGACGGGCACGCCGAAAGGGGTGGAACTCACCCATCGAAACCTCACCTCGAACGCGCACGGAGCGGCGGCCCTCGCTCCGGGCGGCGTCGGACCGGACGACTCGCTGTTGGGCGTCCTCCCGCTGTTCCACATCTACGGCATGACGGTCTGCATGAACGCGACGCTGTTCAGCGGCGGGACGTTCTATCCGCTGCCGACGTGGGACGCCCAGCAGGCGCTCTCGCTCATTCAGGACGCAGAACTGACGATGATGCACGGCGTTCCCGCGATGTACAACGACATCATCAACCAACCGAACGCCGCCGAGTTCGACCTCTCGTCCATCCGGATGGCCGGTGTCGGCGGCGGTGGCATCCCCATCGAAGTACTTCGGCGATTCGAGGAACTGTACGACGCGAAGATTTACGAGGGGTACGGCCTGACCGAGACGAGTCCAGTCACGCACTTCAACACGCCCGACAAGGGCCGTCGGGTGGGCAGTATCGGTCGAACCATCGACGACGTCAGCGCTCGCATCGTGACCGACGACTTCGAGGAACTGCCGCCCGTCGAGAAAGGGCCGCTCGCCGAGGACGACGCGGAACTGGACGACGTGACCGGCGAGATCGTGATCGCGGGTCCGAACGTGATGCGGGGCTACGCTAGCCTGCCGGATGCGACGACGGATGCGTTCACCGAAGCGGACGGAAAGCGGTGGTTCCACACCGGCGACATCGGGTACTGGGACGAGGACGGCTTCTTCTACGTCGTGGATCGGAAGAAGCACATGATCAACACGGCGGGCTACAACGTCTACCCGCGCGAAGTGGAAGAACTCCTCTTCGAACACCCCGCCGTGGCCGACGTCGCCGTCGTCGGTATCCCGGACGAACGAAGAAACGAGACCGTGAAAGCGTTCGTCGTCCTCACGCCGGATGCTGACGTGACCGAGGACGAGATTCAACAATTCTGCCTCGACAACCTCGCGGCGTACAAACACCCACGCGAAGTCGTCTTCGTGGACGAACTCCCGCGCACGACGACCGGGAAGGTGCAGAAGTTCGAACTGCAACAACAGTAA
- a CDS encoding DUF5518 domain-containing protein, translating into MIASRTLRDLHDDRFRTAVLLGVASIPFTVGYNWLLSPDPVSVTPLAVACVLSGYRYGPRSIRGTRVGAVTGIVGGVPIAVWNAGIGLDEWWGNPVLVDAVGNSWLMAVISVAAAVVTLLITPIVLLFVGMACGFVGGWLHERLDPTRQRRSGA; encoded by the coding sequence ATGATCGCGTCCCGAACCCTCCGAGATTTGCACGACGACCGGTTCCGAACTGCCGTCCTCCTCGGTGTCGCTTCCATCCCGTTTACCGTCGGTTACAACTGGCTACTGTCTCCGGACCCCGTTTCGGTGACACCGCTGGCCGTCGCCTGTGTACTCTCCGGCTATCGCTACGGCCCGCGGTCGATACGCGGAACTCGTGTGGGGGCCGTGACCGGCATCGTCGGCGGGGTTCCCATCGCCGTTTGGAACGCCGGAATCGGGTTGGATGAGTGGTGGGGGAATCCGGTCCTCGTCGATGCCGTCGGGAATTCGTGGCTGATGGCCGTGATTTCGGTCGCGGCGGCGGTCGTTACTTTGCTCATCACGCCTATCGTCCTGCTGTTCGTCGGGATGGCCTGCGGGTTCGTGGGTGGCTGGTTGCACGAGCGTCTCGATCCGACGCGCCAGCGTCGGTCGGGTGCCTGA
- a CDS encoding bifunctional 2-polyprenyl-6-hydroxyphenol methylase/3-demethylubiquinol 3-O-methyltransferase UbiG — MDPNSVRQQWEERSGEYSPDYYAYYGPNETSELIRARLDSAIESDATILELGCSSGRHLAHLHDGGYEDLHGIEINGEALSVMEENYPELAADGTFYIDAIEDTVTEFDDDHFDVVFSVETLQHVHPDGGVFEELERITANRLITVENERRADENGGEGDDGSSETPVNYVHDEFPLYFRNWNRVFTDRGFTEIFSEQTDRDVFREFHLDGGDDATIQS, encoded by the coding sequence ATGGATCCCAACAGCGTCCGCCAACAGTGGGAAGAACGGTCGGGAGAGTACTCGCCGGACTACTACGCTTACTACGGGCCGAACGAGACGAGCGAGTTGATCCGCGCTCGCCTCGACTCCGCTATCGAATCGGACGCGACCATCCTCGAACTCGGCTGTAGTTCGGGACGGCACCTCGCACACCTCCACGACGGGGGATACGAGGACCTTCACGGCATCGAAATAAACGGCGAGGCGCTTTCCGTGATGGAGGAAAACTATCCCGAACTCGCCGCGGACGGAACGTTTTACATCGACGCCATCGAGGACACCGTCACCGAGTTCGACGACGATCATTTCGACGTCGTGTTCTCCGTCGAGACTCTCCAGCACGTCCACCCCGACGGGGGAGTGTTCGAGGAACTGGAACGAATCACCGCCAACCGCCTCATCACCGTGGAAAACGAGCGAAGAGCCGATGAGAACGGGGGAGAAGGAGACGACGGGTCGTCTGAAACCCCCGTGAACTACGTCCACGACGAGTTCCCGCTCTACTTCAGGAACTGGAATCGGGTGTTCACTGACCGAGGATTCACCGAGATTTTCTCCGAACAGACCGACCGGGACGTGTTTCGGGAATTCCACCTCGACGGCGGGGATGACGCGACCATTCAGTCGTGA